One part of the Neodiprion virginianus isolate iyNeoVirg1 chromosome 3, iyNeoVirg1.1, whole genome shotgun sequence genome encodes these proteins:
- the LOC124301465 gene encoding kielin/chordin-like protein isoform X1 encodes MVNPQYIYTIIYLYVCIIFNDFSADGACDKSKCKGPLKYYEDINCVPTYGSEDSCCPIKYNCQNLEGRSGEKCYFKGRVYNMGETLREEDAKACDINCVCGPSVYGRSRFSCAIVDCFHRPEPGCYLKQSLNQCCPGPEICPERDTDIPRCTVDGKTYLDGQRFTPQSDPTLNCVCSGGYEGKNVEPFCKQPEPFSCDVELRQSDDIYNNCTPVFYSSQNPATDCNFFSRCQNPNDKVVKPEGATATTGVSNSGADFTCRFGNLTMNVGDELKSGTDYSSVCVKCVCEVPPLPTCQRLPDNECDVAAHPNFD; translated from the exons ATGGTCAACCCGCAATATATCTATACTATAATTTActtatacgtgtgtataatattcaatgatTTCTCTGCTGATGGAG CGTGTGATAAATCGAAGTGTAAGGGTCCACTCAAATATTACGAGGATATAAATTGCGTACCGACCTATGGAAGTGAGGACAGTTGTTGCCCCATCAAATACAATTGTCAAAATCTCGAAGGAAGATCCggagaaaaatgttatttcaaGGGACGCGTATACAACATGGGTGAAACACTCAGAGAAGAAGATGCAAAGGCATGTGATATTAATTGTGTCTGCGGGCCAAGTGTGTATGGCCG CTCAAGGTTTAGTTGTGCCATAGTCGATTGTTTCCACCGACCGGAACCTGGATGTTATTTAAAACAATCGCTTAATCAATGCTGTCCCGGACCTGAAATATGCc CTGAACGTGACACCGATATCCCACGGTGTACAGTTGACGGAAAAACATACTTGGATGGTCAGCGATTCACGCCACAATCAGATCCAACATTAAATTGTGTTTGTTCTGGAGGATACGAAG gaaaaaatgttgagcCATTCTGTAAACAACCGGAACCATTTAGTTGTGATGTAGAACTGCGTCAGTCTGatgatatatataataattgtactCCAGTATTTTACAGTTCGCAAAACCCAGCTACagactgtaattttttttctaggtGCC aAAACCCAAATGATAAAGTAGTAAAACCAGAAGGTGCGACTGCAACTACTGGGGTTTCAAATTCGGGTGCAG ATTTCACCTGCAGATTTGGAAACTTGACAATGAACGTTGGAGATGAACTGAAGTCGGGAACAGATTATAGCTCAGTTTGCGTTAAATGCGTTTGCGAAGTACCGCCACTTCCCACGTGTCAACGACTCCCCGACAACGAATGTGACGTCGCTGCTCACCCTAACTTCGATTGA
- the LOC124301465 gene encoding kielin/chordin-like protein isoform X2, with product MVNPQYIYTIIYLYVCIIFNDFSADGACDKSKCKGPLKYYEDINCVPTYGSEDSCCPIKYNCQNLEGRSGEKCYFKGRVYNMGETLREEDAKACDINCVCGPSVYGRSRFSCAIVDCFHRPEPGCYLKQSLNQCCPGPEICPERDTDIPRCTVDGKTYLDGQRFTPQSDPTLNCVCSGGYEGKNVEPFCKQPEPFSCDVELRQSDDIYNNCTPVFYSSQNPATDCNFFSRCHFTCRFGNLTMNVGDELKSGTDYSSVCVKCVCEVPPLPTCQRLPDNECDVAAHPNFD from the exons ATGGTCAACCCGCAATATATCTATACTATAATTTActtatacgtgtgtataatattcaatgatTTCTCTGCTGATGGAG CGTGTGATAAATCGAAGTGTAAGGGTCCACTCAAATATTACGAGGATATAAATTGCGTACCGACCTATGGAAGTGAGGACAGTTGTTGCCCCATCAAATACAATTGTCAAAATCTCGAAGGAAGATCCggagaaaaatgttatttcaaGGGACGCGTATACAACATGGGTGAAACACTCAGAGAAGAAGATGCAAAGGCATGTGATATTAATTGTGTCTGCGGGCCAAGTGTGTATGGCCG CTCAAGGTTTAGTTGTGCCATAGTCGATTGTTTCCACCGACCGGAACCTGGATGTTATTTAAAACAATCGCTTAATCAATGCTGTCCCGGACCTGAAATATGCc CTGAACGTGACACCGATATCCCACGGTGTACAGTTGACGGAAAAACATACTTGGATGGTCAGCGATTCACGCCACAATCAGATCCAACATTAAATTGTGTTTGTTCTGGAGGATACGAAG gaaaaaatgttgagcCATTCTGTAAACAACCGGAACCATTTAGTTGTGATGTAGAACTGCGTCAGTCTGatgatatatataataattgtactCCAGTATTTTACAGTTCGCAAAACCCAGCTACagactgtaattttttttctaggtGCC ATTTCACCTGCAGATTTGGAAACTTGACAATGAACGTTGGAGATGAACTGAAGTCGGGAACAGATTATAGCTCAGTTTGCGTTAAATGCGTTTGCGAAGTACCGCCACTTCCCACGTGTCAACGACTCCCCGACAACGAATGTGACGTCGCTGCTCACCCTAACTTCGATTGA